The Myroides phaeus DNA segment ATTAGACCAAACACCTTTGCAAAATAAGCAAAAGCAATACGTGGCTAATATAAAATCCTCTTCACAGTATATTACTAACCTGGTGAACGATTTAACGGATTTCTCACGTCTTGAAAACAATAAAATAAGTATTCAAAAAGAAAACATCAATATCAAGGAACTTATTTTTAGCACTTGCCAGGTATTAATTCCTTCAGCAGAAAACAAAAAGATTAGTTTAACGTGGGAAGTAGATGAGGCGTTAGACCAAAAGTTTTATACAGACCCTTACCGCATCAAACAAATTCTTACGAACCTAATCACAAACGCGATTAAGTTTACACAAAACGGTGGAGTATCTGTTAAAGCATTTATTGAAAATGACGCTATACAAATCTTAGTAAACGACACTGGGATTGGTATTGATAATAGTGAAGTTGACAATATCTTCAAAGAGTTTAAACAAGCCCACGATGGTATTGAGAAAAAATTTGGAGGAACTGGATTAGGATTAAATATCTCCAAACGTTTAATTGAATTATTAGACGGAACAATTGCTGTGGAAAGTAAATTAGGAGAAGGTTCTACATTCTCAATTAACCTTCCTGCAATTACTATGGAAGAGGAACAAGAAATCGCACATACTGAAAACACTCAGAAACGCTTTGACATTTTACAAAACAACACTATTGCTGTTGTAGATGACGATAAAATACAATTACAATTAATGGAGGAAATATTAACTCCCCTATTCAAAAAGGTAATATTAATTGACGACTCTACAGAGGTAGTTCAGGTTATTTCAGATAAAAAGATAGACATCTTATTAACCGACATACAAATGCCTAAATTAGATGGTTTTGAATTATTACAAGCCATCAAACAAGAAGAGCAGCTTACTAATATTCCAATCATTGCATTATCTGGTAAAAGAGATATTACAGAAGAAGAATTTATCAATAGCGGTTTTACTGCAGCACATCCAAAACCTCTACAATTAGAGGAATTATTGATGTTAATCAGCAACGTACTATACCCTGATAATAGCATAGAGTCAATTAAACCAACTGCTGTAAACGAAAGTAAAACAGATCAAAACAAAGCTTATAACACAGATACCTTAATTCAGTTTATTGGCCCAGAAAAAGAAGCATTGCGCAAAATACTTGTGATCTTTTTAGATAGTACAAAAGAGAACATCTTAGATATGCATTATGCTGCAGAGGACTTTGACTTAGACACATTAGGAAACATAGCACACAAGATGTTACCTATGTTCAGACAACTGGAAATTAACAATGTAGTACCTCTATTGGAAGATTTAGAAAACCATAGTATTTCATTTGATAAGCAAGAAGAAGTAAGTTTATACATTACAACTATTGAACAAGAAATCAATACAATATTAGCCCTTATTAAAGAGGAGAATTTCTAAAGAAAAAAAGGTTTTATAAATAAAAATGCCATCACAATATAACGTTGTGATGGCATTTTTGTTTATTACTTAGTGCTTAGAATTTATCTAACTCAATAAGACATCTTATTGAATATCCATAGTTCATATTCTCAAACCATTGATTTACGAATACTTCATCATAATAAAATCTCCTAAACATTGCTGTTTTCTCTTCATATTCATCAGTAGTCCAAAAATATGCTTGTCTCCCTTTACCAGAAAATTCCATAAAACTACTTTCAGTTGTAGAACCATAAGCAAAAATATTTAAACCTGATAAATTGTTTCCATCTCCCGGTTTGTTTACACTACTGTTAAACTGCCATCCTGAAGTAGATTTCATTATTGGAGCAATAGTTTCCGACTCTCTTGCACCACCATAAGTATCATCAATATCAAAATTTGCAGGATCTAAATAATAAGCTATTGTTGCCCAATCTTTATGACCAGTAACTCTAAATCCTTTTGGAGCTAATCCTTTCGGACTTGTTGCAGCCATCCAGTTATATAATCCTCCCATTACATCCTTATTAGCGATATCATTATCGTAAAAAGCATAAGCTCCTTCTGTAGTTTCGTGCCAATCTTTCTTGTTTATATAGCCATTAATCGGAGAACCATCTAAGTAATACTTAGTTTTTAAATTTTCAGCCAACCAAATTTGACCACCAATTTTCACTAACGCATATTTACTAACTTCTTCATTTCTTTTATCTTCAAGTACGTAAGCTTCTAACTTAGCATCAACAACCGTTAATCCCTCACCTTTAGAAAAAGTAACACTTCCATCATTTTGTATAAAAACAGTTTTAGCATCAGCATTTGCACCCTTTGAATAAGTAAATTTATTAAGTTTTAAATCCCATTTAATAGCTCCTCCATCAGGTAATACAACTCCTTCAGTATTGTTAATCTTACCATCTTTTAAAGTATGTAAAGTAATTCTTTGTTCTGCTATTTCTGTAGATTTTAAATACTCTAAGTATAATCTTGCTACTTCATTACCTGAATCATCAAGTACTTTATAAATATTTGACCCTTTAAACATATCTTTTGTAGGCATAGCCAATTGATAAGCTTTATTACCAACATTCTTATCTGCAGCAAGTTGTTTTACATTAATTTTCAGAAGAGACTTCCCAGTCTCATTAGATAGTAAATTAACCACTCCTACTCGTTCTTCTGTAGTTTCATTAACTTTTGCTTCAACTACAATTTTATCTACTAATCTCTCAATAGAAAGCCAAGAAGCAGTAGCTTCATCTAATTCAGCTTTCCACTCCAATTTAGAAGTTACTTTCACTTCTTTTTTCCCTCCATTTGCTTCATAATTCAGTAAATCTTGATCTACTTTAAAGCCTTCAATACTTTCAACATTTCCATCATCACTTGAACAACTCGTGAAAAATGAAACAAAACACACAACTCCTAAGAGTAACAAATTCTTTTTTCCCATAATTTAATTTAGTTAATAGTTTTTAATAGTCACACAAATATATACTTTAAACTAAATAGTAGAAATTATTTTTAATTTATTTTTTAATAGTAATTAATTAACTTAAATCAATAATTAATTGATATAAAAATATTATTCATAAAAAATACAAAAACGTAATTTTTAAATTAACATTTTATATCATAAATTTTACAACAATATTAATATATTCGCCGACTATAAAACCTCCCAAATGATTTAGTAATTAATTCAAATCACCAATATAGATGAGAGGTAAACTAACAAACTTATTTAAAGCTTTATGAAAAAAAGATTTTTTTACGGGCTAATTACTTCTGCTTCAATTGCAGCAACAATTTCGGCTTGTAGCAGCAGTGACAATAATCCTGTTGACCCTATTAATTTTGATGGTAGAATTGAAGCACAACTACCAAGAGAATTTAAATAGAATACCAATTCTAAATTAGGAATTTATCATTCAATGTCTACTGAAAGTGGTAAAAATGAATTAAATCACTTTACTTCAAAACTTATCAGTGGAGCAGAAACAAATCAAGCAACGTTTGAACCAATTTCAAACTTCGAAAAAGGTGTCCACACTTTTAGTGCTCTTTATCCACACCATGAATCACACGGAAATGATCCGAAAAAAGTGATAGTTAATTTACCAAGTGAACAATATCAAGCTGAAACTGCTACAAACGATAACATTGCAAACTATTCTTTCTTTTATGCTACACAAAAAATTAGCGTAAACAATAACAATTCATCTATTAATTTTGGGTTAAAAAACTTATTCTCAATATTAGAGTTTGACTTTACATTAGAATCACCTGATCAAAAAATATCAGAAATTACTATTACTTCACAAAACCAAAATTTAGCAGGAGACTTTACTGTTGACTTAACTGCTGATAAAGTAATTCCTCAAACAGGTTCGAATACAGCTAAATCAATTACATAAAAAAGTAAAAATGATGCTTTAAATACTAACTCTATTAAAGCACGTATTACAATTAATCCATTATTAGAAAAACAACCTTTAAAAATATTAGTACAAGTTGATGGTAAAACTTTAGATTTTGATATTGCACCTGAAGCTTATTTACCTAATCATATTTACAATATTCCTCTTATTATCTTCTTTCCTGCAGAAGATTTAAATAAAAATGGTTATGCTAATAGTTATATTGTAAGCGAAGCAAATAAAGCTTATAAATTTGATGCTAAAGTTCAGGGGAATGGAAAATCTACATCTAAAATAACTCCTAAGAAATTGACTCCTAAAAAAGCATTTGTTGTTTGGGAATCTTCAAAAACAGAAAAAGGAGTAATTGCAAATGTATCTCTTGATGAAAATGGGATTGTTACTTTCATTACATCAGAAAAAATTGGTGGTAATGCGTTAATTGCAGTAACTGATGGGGAGCCTACAGATGAATTCCCTATGGGAACAATTCTTTGGAGCTGGCATATTTGGAGCACTCCTTATGACGTAAATAAAAACATTACTGTAAAAAGTAAAGCTGGAGATAAGTTTCAATTTATGGCTATAAATTTAGGAGCATTATCAGTAGATCCAGATAAAAAAGGTAATGGATTAAAATACCAATGGGGAAGAAAAGATCCATTCTTAAAAGACGGTTTTAAATTAGATGGTTCTGAACACGAAGGAATTGTTTACCACACTAAATATGGATGGCAAGCAAGTACATTTACTGCAAATGGTAAAGACTCTGCTATTGATGAAGCAGTAAAATTCCCTACAGGATACTTTAAAGCTTCACACGGAAGTGACTTTGATTGGAATGGAAAAACATCAGGTATAGAAAATAGAAATAACGAATTATGGGGTAATTTAGAAAATAACTTAGGTAAAAAATCTATTTACGATCCTTGTCCAATTGGTTATAGAGTACCTCCTACAGAAGCTTTTGAAAGTTTTGACTCAGACAATGGAAAATTTGTAAATGAAAGTTGGGAATTTAACGCTGAAAATGGACAGAAAATAACTTTCTCAACTGATCCAAGCTACTTAATGTTTACATCAGGAGCACCTGTTGGACCAGGAAGAGAAGGAAAAACAGCACATTATTGGACATCAAGTACAAAACCAAAATCTAATAATACTAACGCTTCAAGTTTCTTAATTGAAAAAGGATGGATATCAGATAACCAAACTGCACAAAGAGCTTTAGGAGCTTCTATCCGTTGTATTCGAGAATAATTATAAAATATATGAATAGGTAAACTACATTTATCCATTCAGCTTATAACAAAAAGGGGATCGTAAATTACGATCCCCTTTCTTTATAAAAATAATTATATATTATTTTATACTTTCAACTTGTGTTAACTCATCACTCTCTTGATCGTAGTTAATACCATCAAATTCAAATCCAAATAAGTTAAAGAAGTCCCTTCTATATCCAGCTAAATCAGAAATAGCTTCAATATTCTCAGTAGTTACTTCAGCCCATAGCTTAGCAACTTCAGCTTGAACATCTTCTCTCATTTCTAAATCATCAACACGAATACGTCCTTCTGAATCTAATTGTGCATCAGTAGCATATAAACGCTCAGCAAATAAACGTTGCATTTGTTCGATACATCCTTCGTGAATACCTTTCTCTTTCATTACTTTATATAATAATGATATATAAAGAGGTACAACAGGAATTGCAGAACTTGACTGAGTTACTAATGCTTTATTTACAGAAACATAAGAAACACCATTCTTATCCTTTAATAGCTCATTAATTGTAGACACAGTAGCTTCTAAATCATTTTTAGCCATACCAATTGTACCATTGCGGTAGATCGGATATGTCAATTCAGGTCCAATATAAGAATAAGCAACTGTTTTAACACCATCAGCCAAAACCCCTGCAGCTTTTAAATCTTCTATCCAGAACTTCCAGTCTTCACCCCCCATTACAGCGATAGTATTATCAATATCCGATTGTTCTTTAACAGGATCAATAGAAATATTAGTAACAACGCCAGTATGGAAATCTACTGTTTTATTAGTAAAAGGCTCTCCAATTGGTTTCAAAACCGATGCATAAGCAACACCTGTTTTAGGGTGCGTACGACGAGGTGAAGCTAAACTATATACTATTAAATCAATCTGACCTAAGTCTTGCTTAATCAACTCTATAGTTTGCTTTTTAATTTCATCAGAAAAAGCATCTCCATTGATACTTTTTGCATATAAACCAGCTTTAGTTGCTTCTGTTTCAAAAGCAGCTGTATTATACCAACCTGCAGTACCAGGTCTACCAGCAGTACCAGGTTTTTCAAAGAAAACACCAATAGTAGCAGCATTAGATCCAAAAGCAGCTGATATTCTTGAAGCTAATCCAAAACCTGTAGAAGCACCAATAACCAGTACTTTCTTAGGTCCATTGTTAATTTGTCCTTTAGACTTTACATACTCAATTTGCTTTTTAACATTTTCAGCACATCCCTCAGGGTGAGAAGTTAAGCAAATAAATCCTCTAGTTCTAGGTTGTATTATCATTTTAAATCTTTTTCTACTTAATTGACTTTATTCCAAGTTGCAAATTAATCATTTTATAAGAATAAAACACACTTAATAATAGAATTTTATACTTACATAATAGTACTAACTATTTTATAAAAAAAACCTCTTATTGTATAATACAATAAGAGGCTATTTTAATTATAAATCTGTTACAATAAATTCACTTCGTCTATTAACAGCATGCTCATCTTCACTACACTTAACTCCGCGTCTACAACCATTTAGCAATTGTGTATCACCAAAACCACGATAAGTTACTCGATTACCTTGAATTCCATGCGAAACAATCCAATCTCGTGTAGATTTAGCACGTCGATCAGACAAAGCTAAATTATAAGTAGGATTACCTCTACTGTCTGTATGAGAACGCACATCAATTGTTAAGTCAGGATTCAACCTCATTACCTCTACAATTTTAAACAATTCTACTTCTGCATCTTGTCTAATCTCAGCCCTATCGTAATCAAAATAAATCGGTTTAAGTTTTAATTTCTCAAATAAATCGTCATTAACCTTAATTGGTTCAATAACTTGTTCTAATTCTATATCTAATACCTTTAAACCTGAAACCCCAGATATCTCAAAAACTGTCTCGATTGTATTAAAACCATTCTTTTGAGCTAAAACTCTATATTTCTCATTACAAGATAAAACCTTTGACTTATAAATACCTTCATTATTAGTGTATAATGTATCTGCAGACTTATAAAGAGCATCTGATATTATAACCATAGCACTTATAATTGGTTCTTTCGTTTCTTTATTAAAAACTTTTCCAGTTAACTCTTGTAAGCAAGGTTTTTCTTTAAAAGAATAAATATCATCTCCACCTTTTCCACCAGGACGATTTGAACTAACGTATCCATCTGTTCCTACTCCATTAATAAAAAAGCTAAAATCATCATAACTACTATTAATAGGCGTTCCCATATTTACAGGGTCTCCAAGAGTACCATTATCATTAATCTTTACAACAAAAACATCCAATCCTCCTAAACCTGGCAATCCATCAGATGAAAAGAACAAATAGTTATCAGCAGAAACAAAGGGAAAGTTTTCACGCCCTGAAGTATTAATTTTACTTCCTAAGTTTTCTGGCGTACTAAACTCTCCATTACCAAAAATACCAACTCTATAAATATCTGATTGTCCTAAACCACCTTTTCTATCCGAAGCAAAATATAACCACTTTTCATCTGGTGACAAAGCAGGGTTAGCTGTACTAAAATTATCAGAATTAAATGGTAACTCCTCTACTTTTCCCCACTTACCATTACCTAAAAGTGAAGCTCTATAAATCTTAGTTAAAGTACTATTGTCTTTATTTTTTCTCTTCTTTCCACTTGATGAAGAGTTATTTCTTGTAAAATAAACTGTTTGTTTATTGCGTGTAAAAACAGCGGTAGCATCATTTACTTCAGAATCTAATTCAGAAGAAAACAAAACTGGATTTTCTAAAGAACCATTTAAACTAATTGTACTTGAAAATAAACTTGTATAACTCTCATTTGTCCACTTATGAATCAAATTTTTAGGTTGAGTTGGTGTCAAGCGAGCAGAAGTATAAACAAACTGATCTCCGTAAACTGTAGCTCCATAGTCTGAATAAGGAGAATTTACAATAAGGTTAGTTAACTCAAATGTTTCTTCCTTATTTTCAATTTTCTTTAAATAATCTTTATTTGACAAGAACAACTTAGCTCGTGAATCTTCACTTTCTAATTCTGAAAAACGCACCATTACGCGATTTGACTTCTCATAATCACCAATAGACTTTAATGTTTCTGCATAACGATAATAGTATTCTGAACCTACTGTCCCCTTCCCCTTATCAATGTAAGTCCCTTCAAACAATTCAAAATACCATTTATTTGCCTCAATAAACTTCCCTGTAAAATAGTAAGCATCACCTAACTTCTTAAGAATATCAGCATTTCTATGCCCTTCTTTCGCCACTTTCTCATAAAGTTTAATTGCATCTATATACGCAAATTTCTCAAACTCTACTTCTGCTTTTTTCTCTAAAACTTTTTGTGAAAAGCCACTCAAAGAAAAGCCTAAGCAAAATAAACTACATAAAATAATTTTTGTATTTTTCTTAATCATATTTTCATTTTTTAAAAGAAACGTGATGTACTTACTTTATTAAATCGGCTAAATAATTCAAACCTCATAAATATCTCGTGAGATCCTGAATTATAACGTGCTAACTTTGATGTATCTGCGTCATAACTATACCCAATAAATAGTCCATCATTAATTTGGAAACCAGCCAAACCACTAATTGACGAATCCCATCTATAAGCAGCTCCAACCGTAAACTTGTCAACAATTAAAAAGTTAGCTGTTAAATCCACTTGTAAAGGAGCCCCAGACACTGCTTTAGCTAAAAATGCAGGTTTTAATTTTAAACTTGGGTTTAAATCAAATACATATCCTCCCATTAAATAGAAATGCATTTTTTCTCTCATCATTTTAGTTCCTTCATTTTCAAATCTATCAGATGTTAAAAATGACGGTACAGAGAATCCTACATATGCTTTATCAGAATACATATACAGTCCTGCTCCAAAGTTTGGATTAAACTTATTACTGATATTCTCTTGAAAAGTAATATCCTCACCATCTCTAATATCAAGCTTAGTATAATCAACATTTAAAAGATTAGCTGTAGCTTTTAAACCAAATGCAAGTTTAAACTCATTATTTAAATCAATAGTATAAGATCCATTAATCGAAATATTATTCTCATCCATTGCACCAATCCTATCATTTGTATAGTTTATCCCAGCAGCCATCCCTTTATCTCCAATTGGTGTATCAATAGATAAGTTAGCCGTTTTTGGCGCTCCATCTAAACCAACCCATTGCGCTCTATACATTCCAAAAATACTCATCATACCACGAGAACCAGTATAACCAGGGTTTATATTAGTCGTATTATACATATAATGTGTATACTGTGGATCTTGTTGTGCTTGTACATCTAAACCAACAAATAACATTGCTGATAATAGAACACTTAATTTTATATATTTACTTCTTTTCATTGCAATTTATTTTCTAATTATTTTCTAAATGTAAGTATCCAGATTTTGTAACCCATTCTGTACCATTACCATTTTTCTTCTCATACTTTAAAATATAATAGTAAGTACCTGACGGTAATTTTCCACTTCCAATAACTCCTCTACCTCCTGACTCACCTATAAACACATTCTCAGAACCATCTCCATTAGGGTCATAATTATTTGTATCAAAAACTTTAGATCCCCAACGATTCACAATCTGAACACTATTATTTGGATAATGATTAATGTTTTCTATAATGAAATAGTCGTTTTGACCATCTCCATTAGGTGAAACAGCATTATAAATTTTAATTTCATCTGTAAAGTTGCTATCAACAATACCTAAAGTAAAAATCCCTTTAGCATCAATAGCTGACGGTGTAGTAATAGTTTTCTTAACTGAATCAACTTCTCCTGATTCTGCTACCCAAACTTTAGCTTCTTCATCCCATCTAAGAATATGCAAGCCATTATTTACATTATCTAAAATATTTTTAGAAGTAGTATTCTCATTCCAAGATAACGCTACGATTACAAAGCCTGTTTTAGCTTTATTTTCAACTTCCCAGTATTCAGTATCATCAACCTCTAAAATCGCATTCTTAGCGGTATGAGGTCTTTTTAGTAATGGATTTTCATATCTATATACTGTTTTAAATAAGTCATCCTTACCTATAGAAGCTCCTAAAGTAATTGGACGATAATATTCTCCATTACCAACTGGCATAGTCAACTCATCACGTCCATCCCTTTCAACAGCACCTACAACGTGACTATCATCTCCTACTTCTTCTACAGAAGCTCCTTCAAGAAAAGTAATTGCACCTTGCTCTTTCTCGTTTACAAGAACATTTCCTCTTTTAAAATAAGTTTTCCCATTAATATCTATTTCATTCTGTAAAGACAATTCTTTCGTATCGAATGTGATATTAAAAAAACTTGTTCCCTTAGTACCACTTAGCACAGTTTTTTCTTTATTATCATCATTTTGCTCAAAAAATGTATGCCCTTCTTTTGAAGATGAACTAAAATTATAGATCCCTTCATTCTTAAAATCATCTAAGAAATAAGCCTTCCCGTCATTTGTAAAATTACCCG contains these protein-coding regions:
- a CDS encoding FISUMP domain-containing protein, whose amino-acid sequence is MGKKNLLLLGVVCFVSFFTSCSSDDGNVESIEGFKVDQDLLNYEANGGKKEVKVTSKLEWKAELDEATASWLSIERLVDKIVVEAKVNETTEERVGVVNLLSNETGKSLLKINVKQLAADKNVGNKAYQLAMPTKDMFKGSNIYKVLDDSGNEVARLYLEYLKSTEIAEQRITLHTLKDGKINNTEGVVLPDGGAIKWDLKLNKFTYSKGANADAKTVFIQNDGSVTFSKGEGLTVVDAKLEAYVLEDKRNEEVSKYALVKIGGQIWLAENLKTKYYLDGSPINGYINKKDWHETTEGAYAFYDNDIANKDVMGGLYNWMAATSPKGLAPKGFRVTGHKDWATIAYYLDPANFDIDDTYGGARESETIAPIMKSTSGWQFNSSVNKPGDGNNLSGLNIFAYGSTTESSFMEFSGKGRQAYFWTTDEYEEKTAMFRRFYYDEVFVNQWFENMNYGYSIRCLIELDKF
- a CDS encoding gliding motility-associated C-terminal domain-containing protein — its product is MKRKITYGKGIFPLVLLATTGVSFGQETSAFYNEGKFLVSGETVLSTVGEFENSASGNFTNDGKAYFLDDFKNEGIYNFSSSSKEGHTFFEQNDDNKEKTVLSGTKGTSFFNITFDTKELSLQNEIDINGKTYFKRGNVLVNEKEQGAITFLEGASVEEVGDDSHVVGAVERDGRDELTMPVGNGEYYRPITLGASIGKDDLFKTVYRYENPLLKRPHTAKNAILEVDDTEYWEVENKAKTGFVIVALSWNENTTSKNILDNVNNGLHILRWDEEAKVWVAESGEVDSVKKTITTPSAIDAKGIFTLGIVDSNFTDEIKIYNAVSPNGDGQNDYFIIENINHYPNNSVQIVNRWGSKVFDTNNYDPNGDGSENVFIGESGGRGVIGSGKLPSGTYYYILKYEKKNGNGTEWVTKSGYLHLENN
- a CDS encoding type IX secretion system membrane protein PorP/SprF; amino-acid sequence: MKRSKYIKLSVLLSAMLFVGLDVQAQQDPQYTHYMYNTTNINPGYTGSRGMMSIFGMYRAQWVGLDGAPKTANLSIDTPIGDKGMAAGINYTNDRIGAMDENNISINGSYTIDLNNEFKLAFGLKATANLLNVDYTKLDIRDGEDITFQENISNKFNPNFGAGLYMYSDKAYVGFSVPSFLTSDRFENEGTKMMREKMHFYLMGGYVFDLNPSLKLKPAFLAKAVSGAPLQVDLTANFLIVDKFTVGAAYRWDSSISGLAGFQINDGLFIGYSYDADTSKLARYNSGSHEIFMRFELFSRFNKVSTSRFF
- a CDS encoding OmpA family protein, which codes for MIKKNTKIILCSLFCLGFSLSGFSQKVLEKKAEVEFEKFAYIDAIKLYEKVAKEGHRNADILKKLGDAYYFTGKFIEANKWYFELFEGTYIDKGKGTVGSEYYYRYAETLKSIGDYEKSNRVMVRFSELESEDSRAKLFLSNKDYLKKIENKEETFELTNLIVNSPYSDYGATVYGDQFVYTSARLTPTQPKNLIHKWTNESYTSLFSSTISLNGSLENPVLFSSELDSEVNDATAVFTRNKQTVYFTRNNSSSSGKKRKNKDNSTLTKIYRASLLGNGKWGKVEELPFNSDNFSTANPALSPDEKWLYFASDRKGGLGQSDIYRVGIFGNGEFSTPENLGSKINTSGRENFPFVSADNYLFFSSDGLPGLGGLDVFVVKINDNGTLGDPVNMGTPINSSYDDFSFFINGVGTDGYVSSNRPGGKGGDDIYSFKEKPCLQELTGKVFNKETKEPIISAMVIISDALYKSADTLYTNNEGIYKSKVLSCNEKYRVLAQKNGFNTIETVFEISGVSGLKVLDIELEQVIEPIKVNDDLFEKLKLKPIYFDYDRAEIRQDAEVELFKIVEVMRLNPDLTIDVRSHTDSRGNPTYNLALSDRRAKSTRDWIVSHGIQGNRVTYRGFGDTQLLNGCRRGVKCSEDEHAVNRRSEFIVTDL
- a CDS encoding ATP-binding protein, which codes for MKPSRSIKTKILFLYFTLFIAVIFSGAYIYKEAKKFTIPEEQVVEENNKIFLVSSTINNLYSSEAYSRSAILTGNQSDINLYYKELDTIVKQIDLMQKQVQDPITISKLNSVKELLAKKKVSFKSIIKARKELSEDTKYTEAFSEIYNIREEIENKAQPIVIQSKEKEKRSAWARLFKGDNTDTIKTTINYPRVSDSLINAMEKIITSTQAKINEQQKKLLQQEQKLLQENKNITNQLREILQNVEQNILVLSYQKINESKSRISTASTNIAYLGGSALIVIIILGWIIIRDLNQTQEYRVALEKLNQEKEVLLRSKTMLFATVTHDLQTPLGSLIGFADLLDQTPLQNKQKQYVANIKSSSQYITNLVNDLTDFSRLENNKISIQKENINIKELIFSTCQVLIPSAENKKISLTWEVDEALDQKFYTDPYRIKQILTNLITNAIKFTQNGGVSVKAFIENDAIQILVNDTGIGIDNSEVDNIFKEFKQAHDGIEKKFGGTGLGLNISKRLIELLDGTIAVESKLGEGSTFSINLPAITMEEEQEIAHTENTQKRFDILQNNTIAVVDDDKIQLQLMEEILTPLFKKVILIDDSTEVVQVISDKKIDILLTDIQMPKLDGFELLQAIKQEEQLTNIPIIALSGKRDITEEEFINSGFTAAHPKPLQLEELLMLISNVLYPDNSIESIKPTAVNESKTDQNKAYNTDTLIQFIGPEKEALRKILVIFLDSTKENILDMHYAAEDFDLDTLGNIAHKMLPMFRQLEINNVVPLLEDLENHSISFDKQEEVSLYITTIEQEINTILALIKEENF
- the fabV gene encoding enoyl-ACP reductase FabV; the encoded protein is MIIQPRTRGFICLTSHPEGCAENVKKQIEYVKSKGQINNGPKKVLVIGASTGFGLASRISAAFGSNAATIGVFFEKPGTAGRPGTAGWYNTAAFETEATKAGLYAKSINGDAFSDEIKKQTIELIKQDLGQIDLIVYSLASPRRTHPKTGVAYASVLKPIGEPFTNKTVDFHTGVVTNISIDPVKEQSDIDNTIAVMGGEDWKFWIEDLKAAGVLADGVKTVAYSYIGPELTYPIYRNGTIGMAKNDLEATVSTINELLKDKNGVSYVSVNKALVTQSSSAIPVVPLYISLLYKVMKEKGIHEGCIEQMQRLFAERLYATDAQLDSEGRIRVDDLEMREDVQAEVAKLWAEVTTENIEAISDLAGYRRDFFNLFGFEFDGINYDQESDELTQVESIK